A genome region from Yoonia vestfoldensis includes the following:
- a CDS encoding HesB/IscA family protein: MFGIPGKQAVTITDKAAAQIARLMAKDGHQGLRIGVKKGGCAGMEYTMAYVTDIDPLDEVVEQDGARVMIAPMAQMFLFGTEIDYETSLLESGFKFRNPNVVDACGCGESIKFADNIASR; this comes from the coding sequence ATGTTCGGCATCCCCGGCAAGCAAGCCGTCACCATCACCGACAAAGCCGCCGCCCAGATCGCGCGGCTGATGGCCAAGGATGGGCATCAGGGTCTGCGGATCGGCGTCAAGAAAGGCGGCTGTGCCGGGATGGAATATACCATGGCCTATGTCACCGATATTGATCCGCTGGACGAGGTGGTCGAACAGGATGGCGCGCGGGTCATGATCGCGCCGATGGCGCAGATGTTCCTGTTCGGCACCGAGATCGATTATGAAACCTCGCTGCTTGAATCCGGTTTCAAATTCCGCAATCCCAATGTGGTCGATGCCTGCGGTTGCGGGGAATCGATCAAATTTGCGGATAATATCGCGTCGCGCTGA
- a CDS encoding glycerophosphodiester phosphodiesterase family protein gives MTRLSLTLLAILAGTTAIADTALTYGPRPAYLVSQMTDSPLKEQLLACADQIPARSDFSIGHRGAPLMFPEHTVESHVAAAQMGAGILECDVTFTADLELVCRHAQNDLHTTTNILVTPLADKCTTGFRPANGDSVASAECRTSDITLAEFQTLDPKMDAANTAATTPEEYLNGTANWRTDLYAANTTLMTHAESIALFRDLGAKFTPELKSPAVEMPFNGFSQQDYAQKLVDEYKAAGIPASDVWLQSFNLDDVLYWIENEPAFGAQAVYLMDEYETVDGYTPHDPATWPNTMEDLKAMGVNIIAPPTWMLVTLQDGKIVPSALARAAKAADLQIITWTLERSGPLANGGGWYFQGINDAITNDGAYFDLLDVLAQDVGVIGVFSDWPATTTYYANCMGL, from the coding sequence ATGACACGGTTATCTCTTACTTTGCTTGCCATTCTGGCCGGCACCACGGCCATCGCCGATACCGCCCTGACCTATGGTCCGCGCCCTGCCTATCTGGTCAGCCAGATGACCGACAGCCCCCTGAAAGAGCAATTGCTGGCCTGCGCCGACCAGATACCCGCGCGGTCGGATTTCTCGATCGGGCACCGTGGCGCGCCGCTGATGTTTCCCGAACATACCGTCGAATCACATGTCGCCGCAGCCCAGATGGGTGCGGGTATTCTGGAATGTGACGTGACCTTTACCGCCGATCTGGAACTGGTCTGCCGCCATGCGCAGAACGACCTGCACACGACGACCAACATCCTCGTCACGCCATTGGCTGACAAATGCACAACCGGCTTTCGCCCCGCCAACGGGGACAGTGTCGCCAGCGCCGAATGCCGCACCAGCGACATCACGCTGGCCGAATTCCAGACGCTGGACCCCAAGATGGACGCCGCCAACACGGCTGCCACCACGCCCGAGGAATACCTGAACGGCACCGCCAATTGGCGCACCGATCTTTATGCGGCGAATACCACGCTGATGACGCATGCCGAGTCCATCGCGCTGTTCCGCGATCTGGGCGCGAAATTCACGCCCGAGCTGAAATCCCCCGCGGTCGAGATGCCCTTCAACGGCTTCAGCCAGCAAGATTATGCGCAAAAGCTGGTCGATGAATACAAAGCCGCCGGTATCCCCGCCAGCGACGTCTGGCTGCAATCGTTCAACCTTGATGACGTGCTTTACTGGATCGAGAACGAACCCGCATTCGGCGCGCAGGCTGTCTATTTGATGGATGAATACGAAACTGTCGACGGCTATACACCGCATGATCCCGCGACCTGGCCCAACACGATGGAAGACCTCAAGGCGATGGGTGTGAACATCATCGCGCCGCCGACATGGATGCTGGTCACGCTGCAAGATGGCAAGATCGTGCCATCTGCACTGGCCAGGGCCGCCAAGGCTGCCGATCTGCAGATCATCACATGGACGCTGGAACGGTCCGGCCCGCTGGCCAATGGCGGCGGGTGGTATTTCCAAGGCATCAATGACGCGATCACCAATGACGGCGCCTATTTCGATCTGCTCGATGTGCTGGCACAGGATGTCGGCGTGATCGGCGTCTTCTCTGACTGGCCCGCCACCACGACCTATTACGCCAATTGCATGGGTCTGTGA
- a CDS encoding cobalamin B12-binding domain-containing protein — protein sequence MSKTSLDDGLFDRSAYQNATRQLRLVETELPQNAVSSLAREVVRRLAFRMPRQDNAADLPTQSDIDLLCAALLSADDTAADQFILAARRDGVDPGAISRGYVAGAARKLGQMWDDDRISFIDVTLACGKLYGIIRGLRHVLAPQITQGRETRPALFALVPGETHTLGIEIATDHFRRDGWDVDMLMGLDHDALITEADLRHYEAIVLVANSDRMLEPLTRLGLALRITQPLAHIIVAGSILDHHPDILHLVGAEAVMADLDSAIATLRDVLGPARS from the coding sequence ATGTCGAAGACGTCTTTGGACGATGGATTGTTCGACCGTTCTGCCTATCAGAACGCAACGCGCCAATTGCGTCTGGTCGAGACGGAATTGCCGCAAAACGCCGTATCCAGCCTTGCCCGCGAAGTCGTGCGCCGCCTGGCGTTCCGGATGCCGCGTCAGGACAATGCGGCCGATCTGCCGACGCAATCCGATATCGACCTGCTTTGCGCGGCGCTGTTATCGGCGGATGATACGGCTGCGGATCAATTCATCCTTGCCGCGCGCCGTGATGGTGTCGATCCCGGAGCGATCAGCCGGGGCTATGTCGCCGGTGCCGCCCGCAAATTGGGCCAGATGTGGGATGATGACCGGATTTCATTCATCGATGTGACGCTGGCCTGTGGCAAGCTTTACGGGATCATCCGTGGCCTGCGCCATGTGCTGGCCCCGCAAATCACCCAAGGCCGCGAAACCCGGCCCGCGCTTTTTGCACTGGTCCCCGGCGAGACCCATACGCTGGGCATAGAGATCGCGACCGACCATTTCCGCCGCGACGGCTGGGATGTGGATATGCTGATGGGGCTGGATCATGACGCGCTGATCACCGAGGCCGATCTGCGCCATTACGAAGCCATCGTGCTGGTCGCCAATTCTGACCGGATGCTGGAACCTTTGACCCGGCTTGGCCTTGCGCTGCGGATCACCCAGCCGCTGGCGCATATCATCGTGGCGGGCAGCATTCTGGATCACCACCCCGATATCCTGCATCTTGTCGGGGCAGAGGCGGTGATGGCCGATCTGGACAGCGCGATTGCCACATTGCGCGATGTGCTGGGACCAGCGCGCAGCTAG
- a CDS encoding SUF system Fe-S cluster assembly protein yields the protein MTDANAQMEGAPLIAPSTTDHPLYEDVVQACRSVYDPEIPVNIYDLGLIYTIDIKDDNAVNIVMTLTAPGCPVAGEMPGWVADAIEPLPGVKQVDVEMTFEPQWGMDMMSDEARLELGFM from the coding sequence ATGACAGATGCAAACGCCCAGATGGAAGGTGCGCCCTTGATCGCGCCATCGACAACAGATCATCCGCTTTACGAGGATGTGGTGCAGGCGTGCCGCTCGGTCTATGACCCTGAAATTCCGGTGAATATCTACGATCTGGGTCTGATCTACACGATCGACATCAAGGATGACAACGCGGTCAATATCGTCATGACGCTGACCGCGCCGGGCTGTCCTGTCGCGGGGGAAATGCCGGGCTGGGTCGCTGATGCGATCGAACCGCTGCCCGGCGTGAAACAGGTCGATGTCGAAATGACCTTCGAGCCGCAATGGGGCATGGATATGATGTCCGACGAAGCGCGGCTGGAACTGGGGTTCATGTAA
- the lon gene encoding endopeptidase La, whose amino-acid sequence MQEPLSSSYPVLPLRDIVVFPHMIVPLFVGRDKSVRALEEVMQDDKQILLSSQIDPGQDDPDQDGIYKSGVLANVLQLLKLPDGTVKVLVEGRSRVKITGFLPNDSFFEASAEYLTEEAGDPTEVEALVRNVAAEFERYAKVKKNIPEEAMAAVSDATEPAKLADLVAGHLGIEVAQKQGLLETLSVAERLEKVYGMMQGEMSVLQVERKIKTRVKSQMERTQREYYLNEQMKAIQKELGDSEDGQNEVAELEARIHDTKLSKEAREKVDAELKKLKSMSPMSAEATVVRNYMDWILGLPWNVKSRTKKDLHKAQAVLDADHYGLEKVKERIVEYLAVQQRSAKLKGPIMCLVGPPGVGKTSLGKSVAKATGREFIRISLGGVRDESEIRGHRRTYIGSMPGKIIQALKKAKTTNPLILLDEIDKMGQDFRGDPASAMLEVLDPEQNATFVDHYLEVEYDLSNVMFLTTANSYNMPGPLLDRMEIISLSGYTEDEKVEIAKQHLLPKVMKNHGLRAREFSVSDDALLAMVRVYTREAGVRNMERELAKLARKAVTQIVKKEAEVINVTAANLSDFLGVEKHRFGLAEEKDQIGVVTGLAWTSVGGELLNIEALRLPGKGRMKTTGKLGDVMKESIDAASSYVRSIAPEIGVKPPKFDTIDIHVHVPDGATPKDGPSAGLAMVTSIVSVLTQIPVRRDIAMTGEVSLRGNAMPIGGLKEKLLAALRGGITTVLIPQDNAKDLPDIPDNVKEGLTIIPVTHVSEVLEHALVRKPEPIEWDEAAEEAAAAAALKSGTAPEAARTH is encoded by the coding sequence ATGCAAGAACCGCTGAGTTCGTCTTATCCCGTCCTGCCGTTGCGCGATATCGTCGTGTTTCCGCATATGATCGTGCCTTTGTTCGTGGGCCGCGACAAATCGGTGCGCGCATTGGAAGAGGTGATGCAGGACGACAAGCAGATCCTGCTGTCCAGCCAGATCGACCCCGGTCAGGACGACCCCGATCAGGACGGCATCTACAAATCCGGCGTGCTGGCCAATGTACTGCAACTGCTGAAACTGCCCGATGGCACCGTCAAAGTGCTGGTCGAAGGGCGCAGCCGTGTGAAGATCACGGGTTTTCTGCCCAACGACTCCTTCTTTGAAGCCAGCGCCGAATATCTGACCGAAGAAGCGGGCGATCCGACCGAGGTCGAAGCCTTGGTGCGCAATGTTGCCGCCGAATTCGAACGCTACGCCAAGGTCAAGAAAAACATCCCCGAAGAAGCCATGGCCGCCGTCAGCGACGCGACCGAACCTGCAAAGCTTGCCGATCTGGTCGCGGGCCATCTGGGCATTGAAGTGGCGCAGAAACAGGGCTTGCTGGAAACGCTGTCCGTCGCGGAACGGTTGGAAAAGGTTTACGGCATGATGCAGGGCGAAATGTCCGTCCTGCAAGTCGAGCGCAAGATCAAGACCCGCGTCAAATCGCAGATGGAACGCACCCAGCGCGAATATTATCTGAACGAACAGATGAAGGCGATCCAGAAGGAATTGGGCGACAGCGAAGACGGCCAGAACGAAGTGGCCGAACTGGAAGCCCGCATCCATGACACCAAGCTGTCCAAGGAAGCCCGCGAAAAGGTCGATGCCGAGCTGAAGAAACTCAAATCCATGTCCCCCATGTCCGCCGAGGCGACCGTGGTGCGCAATTACATGGACTGGATTCTGGGCCTGCCGTGGAACGTCAAATCGCGCACCAAGAAAGACCTGCACAAGGCGCAGGCGGTCTTGGATGCCGATCATTACGGGCTGGAAAAGGTCAAGGAACGGATCGTCGAATATCTGGCGGTGCAGCAACGCTCGGCCAAGCTCAAAGGCCCGATCATGTGTCTGGTCGGCCCTCCCGGCGTGGGGAAAACCAGCCTTGGTAAATCCGTGGCCAAGGCGACGGGGCGCGAATTCATCCGCATTTCGCTTGGCGGCGTGCGCGACGAATCCGAAATCCGGGGCCACCGGCGGACCTATATCGGGTCGATGCCTGGCAAGATCATTCAGGCGCTGAAAAAGGCGAAAACTACCAACCCGCTGATCCTGCTCGATGAAATCGACAAGATGGGGCAGGATTTCCGTGGCGATCCCGCATCGGCCATGCTCGAGGTATTGGACCCCGAACAGAACGCGACCTTCGTCGATCATTACCTAGAGGTCGAATATGACCTGTCGAACGTCATGTTCCTGACCACGGCCAATAGCTATAACATGCCGGGGCCGCTGCTGGACCGGATGGAGATCATTTCGCTTTCGGGCTATACCGAGGATGAAAAGGTCGAGATCGCCAAACAGCATCTGTTGCCCAAGGTCATGAAAAACCACGGGCTGCGCGCGCGCGAATTCAGCGTGTCCGATGATGCGCTGCTGGCGATGGTCCGCGTCTATACCCGCGAGGCGGGCGTGCGGAACATGGAACGCGAATTGGCCAAGCTCGCGCGCAAGGCCGTGACCCAGATCGTCAAGAAAGAGGCAGAGGTGATCAATGTCACCGCCGCCAACCTGTCGGATTTCCTTGGCGTGGAAAAACACCGCTTTGGTCTGGCCGAAGAAAAAGACCAGATCGGCGTGGTGACAGGTCTGGCCTGGACATCCGTGGGCGGAGAGCTTTTGAACATCGAAGCGCTGCGCCTGCCCGGCAAGGGCCGGATGAAGACGACCGGCAAGCTGGGCGATGTGATGAAGGAATCAATCGACGCAGCCTCTAGCTATGTGCGCTCTATCGCGCCGGAAATCGGGGTGAAACCGCCGAAATTCGACACGATTGATATCCATGTCCATGTCCCCGACGGGGCAACACCCAAGGACGGGCCATCGGCCGGTCTGGCGATGGTCACCTCCATCGTCTCGGTGCTGACGCAGATCCCCGTGCGCCGCGATATCGCCATGACCGGCGAAGTGTCGCTGCGCGGCAATGCGATGCCGATCGGCGGGCTCAAGGAAAAGCTGCTGGCCGCTTTGCGTGGCGGCATCACCACGGTGCTGATCCCGCAGGATAACGCCAAGGACCTGCCTGACATCCCCGACAATGTGAAGGAAGGGCTGACCATCATCCCTGTCACCCATGTGTCAGAGGTGCTGGAACATGCGCTGGTGCGCAAGCCCGAACCCATCGAATGGGACGAGGCCGCAGAAGAGGCCGCCGCAGCCGCCGCTCTCAAATCTGGCACCGCGCCAGAGGCCGCGCGCACCCATTAA
- the tpiA gene encoding triose-phosphate isomerase, producing MRRKLAAGNWKMNGLRADLAALDTLAEQRGFDVDVLICLPATLIGSCAGLPFAIGGQDCHSATHGAHTGDISAAMLADIGATHVITGHSERRSDHHETDAMVAAKSRAAHEAGLTAIICIGETLVQRADGSTLAVIDAQLAGSVPDCATADNTVIAYEPIWAIGTGKVPTTEQIAEVHAHIRARLAARFADGADFGILYGGSVKAENAAAIFAVPHVTGALVGGASLKPADFTPIIAALAAS from the coding sequence ATGCGACGCAAACTTGCCGCCGGCAATTGGAAAATGAACGGGCTGCGCGCCGATCTGGCCGCGCTGGACACGCTGGCCGAACAGCGCGGCTTTGATGTCGATGTGCTGATCTGCCTGCCCGCGACCCTGATCGGGTCTTGCGCGGGATTGCCCTTTGCCATCGGCGGGCAGGATTGCCATAGCGCCACCCATGGCGCGCATACCGGCGATATTTCCGCAGCGATGCTGGCCGATATCGGTGCGACCCATGTGATCACCGGCCATTCCGAACGGCGCAGCGATCATCATGAAACCGACGCCATGGTCGCCGCGAAATCCCGTGCCGCCCATGAGGCCGGTCTGACCGCGATCATCTGCATCGGGGAAACGCTGGTGCAGCGCGCGGATGGCAGCACTTTGGCGGTGATCGACGCGCAGCTGGCCGGATCGGTGCCCGATTGCGCCACCGCCGATAATACCGTGATCGCCTATGAACCGATCTGGGCCATCGGCACCGGCAAAGTGCCCACAACAGAGCAGATCGCCGAAGTCCATGCCCATATCCGCGCGCGGCTGGCCGCGCGTTTTGCCGATGGGGCCGATTTCGGGATCCTTTACGGCGGCTCTGTCAAAGCAGAGAATGCCGCCGCGATCTTTGCCGTGCCGCATGTGACCGGCGCCTTGGTCGGCGGGGCCAGCCTCAAGCCGGCCGATTTCACCCCGATCATCGCCGCCTTGGCCGCCAGCTAG
- a CDS encoding HU family DNA-binding protein — protein sequence MTRETSVPSPAATPTPLKKPELLDQLVARSGLRKRDAKLALDAALALIGEALARGDDLILPPLGKIRRVKAKDLGAGAHLLTLKLRSSKDARQSGKTGLASDAEDV from the coding sequence ATGACACGCGAAACTTCCGTCCCCTCTCCGGCCGCCACCCCCACGCCGCTGAAAAAACCCGAACTGCTGGACCAGCTGGTCGCGCGCAGCGGGCTTCGCAAACGCGACGCCAAGCTGGCGCTGGACGCCGCTTTGGCCCTGATCGGCGAGGCGCTGGCGCGCGGCGACGACCTGATCCTGCCACCGCTGGGCAAGATCCGCCGGGTCAAGGCCAAGGATCTGGGCGCAGGCGCGCACCTGCTGACGCTGAAATTGCGCAGCAGCAAAGATGCGCGACAAAGCGGCAAAACCGGCCTTGCAAGTGACGCAGAGGACGTCTAA
- the tgt gene encoding tRNA guanosine(34) transglycosylase Tgt, whose protein sequence is MTDRFSFDLHATDGKARSGVIRTPRGEIRTPAFMPVGTAATVKAMLPESVAATGADILLGNTYHLMLRPTAERIAALGGLHAFMNWDKPILTDSGGFQVMSLAGLRKLTEEGVTFKSHIDGSRHHLSPERSMEIQALLGSDIVMCFDECPALPADRDRIKSSMDLSMRWAQRSRDAFGDRPGHALFGIQQGGLEQDLREESANALRAIEFDGYAVGGLAVGEGQEAMFGVLDYAPDQLPVDKPRYLMGVGKPDDIVGAVKRGIDMMDCVLPSRSGRTGQAFTRHGVVNIKNARHQDDPRPLDEACTCPACRGYSRAYLHHVFRANEMISGMLLTWHNLHYFQDIMAGMRAAISAGSFAAWEAEFHRQRAQGDIDPL, encoded by the coding sequence ATGACTGATCGATTTTCATTTGACCTGCACGCCACAGACGGCAAGGCCCGCAGCGGTGTGATCCGCACGCCGCGCGGCGAGATCCGCACGCCGGCCTTCATGCCCGTGGGCACCGCCGCCACCGTCAAGGCGATGCTGCCCGAAAGCGTGGCGGCGACGGGCGCGGATATCCTGCTGGGCAATACCTATCACCTGATGCTGCGCCCCACGGCGGAACGGATCGCAGCGCTGGGCGGGCTGCATGCCTTCATGAACTGGGACAAGCCGATCCTGACAGACAGTGGCGGGTTTCAGGTCATGTCGCTGGCCGGGCTGCGCAAACTGACCGAAGAAGGCGTGACCTTCAAAAGCCATATCGACGGATCGCGCCATCATTTGTCGCCGGAACGGTCGATGGAAATTCAGGCGCTGCTGGGGTCCGACATCGTGATGTGTTTTGACGAATGCCCCGCGCTGCCCGCCGACCGGGACCGGATCAAATCCAGCATGGATCTGTCGATGCGCTGGGCGCAACGGTCGCGCGATGCCTTTGGCGACCGGCCCGGCCATGCTTTGTTCGGGATCCAGCAAGGCGGGCTGGAACAGGATCTGCGTGAGGAATCCGCCAATGCCCTGCGCGCGATTGAATTTGACGGCTATGCCGTGGGTGGTCTGGCCGTGGGCGAAGGGCAAGAGGCGATGTTCGGCGTGCTCGATTACGCGCCCGACCAATTGCCGGTGGACAAACCCCGTTACCTGATGGGCGTGGGCAAGCCGGATGACATCGTGGGCGCGGTCAAGCGCGGTATCGACATGATGGATTGCGTGCTGCCGTCACGGTCGGGTCGCACGGGGCAGGCGTTCACGCGCCACGGCGTTGTGAACATCAAGAACGCGCGCCATCAGGATGACCCGCGCCCCCTGGACGAGGCTTGCACCTGTCCTGCCTGTCGCGGCTATTCGCGCGCCTATCTGCACCATGTCTTCCGCGCGAATGAGATGATTTCCGGCATGCTGCTGACATGGCATAACCTGCATTACTTTCAGGACATCATGGCCGGTATGCGCGCTGCCATTTCCGCAGGCAGCTTTGCTGCGTGGGAGGCAGAGTTTCATCGCCAGCGCGCACAAGGCGATATCGACCCGCTCTGA